The following are encoded together in the Drosophila takahashii strain IR98-3 E-12201 chromosome X, DtakHiC1v2, whole genome shotgun sequence genome:
- the Ubr1 gene encoding E3 ubiquitin-protein ligase UBR1 isoform X1, whose protein sequence is MDRYDMEDVVVAPPAECSSPLKEWRLKRQAGTLARSDFIEFFKRESPKYFDYQTGGTETDTNALTRCRGVNYMMGGRHRVSQSDNLRIGVLFQLTHHHANLVPEIKRLQQSKQGPIRGSLKCMFKEALAKEEIIDVLVEFMLGDNPASALEKLRLEGNTATVCGKVFKNGEPTYSCRECGVDPTCVLCVNCFKRSAHRFHKYKMSTSGGGGCCDCGDDEAWKKDHYCQLHLANRKNPLESKILTDAVLERAEICFGAILAFCVNYLEIEPNASLQCLDGNVEGGQVDGAQYCTVLYNDESHTFDQVIQTLTKIAKCKHKDAMEIVAAIDREGRAVVKCDTFKECNDLKTAIENQMIPATALLTNPRNNQSLRTSVLHIGAVACQQFALQLLGWFQEFLVRHYLFRKTFAELVQRKQEAFCIRHILEYDVKLWKTARTCWHRLLISGMLMEYDNKMVLAQEFSRRYATIVEDFISDDHDHAFSIVSLSVQLFTVPSIAHHLIAHEGIFDKLLHTFYHVAIEKFIQNKTLHFSKNIASLTFFKRANYILYDLRYLLSLKPELLNNDLRSGFLEGCRALMRVLNVMQGMESITRQTGQHMDYEPEWECAFNLHIKLATTISQVIEWAAGDVKLLRKLYKMTVRALVSNSFIVGGEKTETRSVAGHVANCLMYDVSVKPVSIHLPLSRFYAGIYLHLGAHEMTYDSLQTETEALSIKLTPREIIEPVLCTHAMIAQVAAGMWRRNGYSLLHQLYFYRNVRCRVEMLDRDIVCLQIGASLMESNEFLIHVLNKFNLIAWAQATYETMLAESPVDDEFMRQLSMIDEFLELLIVIIGERWMPGVSMVTEEDRLRKEIIQLLCTKSYSHSELSRALPDGNSGNSDNIFEDVINTVAVFKKPVGVESKGVYELKEHLFEEFNVYFYHYTKEDKSKAEELQRERRKAKKQLVCCPPPMLPQLTPAFTSMANILQCNVFLSICTLVMERALDARSRSFTESHLQKILHLLGFAIQEELSEHYPFLSFYERSQHYGILEKLDDLARCPRLEAHRDFVVWTIKRYKELQAKQAPSDSQPSGSQQCSGGGGASEEQPLSSEEQARQEKEIRARLAAERRAKIMAQMQSAQKSFMKSNAEMFAASEKETSGSTGAMEWEDIPAEGEEAAQDDGQEQEQGAVALRPTVVACLGPERKIYQGSEANFKCILCFENCAISRSGPPLVSSAFVQTSRVIFTTPNMRAGPSALHMSCCGHVMHHSCWQEYYSNEESKEQRRPHRNRVALSQAHNVEFHCPYCRTLSNTVLPVTEALPAFSPAPSASDSYLPLDSFVEIMRTLAADLGAMRDEEMCQFPSVAGILRKSGVVGDMAQFERSVQLIRDPPKLHANYSDVMAFLSKALLNARQSQQSHLKEQQGTSTGTATLDPDSIELVPLLWDTCSYTLQALEIYLFEVQKPLKAELPMRHQSCAINLVRACSRFAASRCNFELELGEIPLSPSLRLQAEYSARLLNEIFNQKGSSVLEWDCFRKLVPLQFGVLNLMTAESANQTVIPSGSMFDFYILQTMFLAQLTKAVLCFDVDREQAKRPGHAELTQLAYVEQLPARIRDNMVAFYRRYNIAARVLQASKQKQLAEEQQKEGDQQQQQTTVVIPCEPHHLALLLEYVQRQMSSFLRCACLFYRCLTDIDFPDTFPTDQPDRFELMCQYLGLEPQLGVYFDMETVYATMMHSFASHPHIGREIEQRGQPEEVRRCLQLEPCLRPLPRLKPLYDDYSDLINSVSDIFCPNNEREEMKTPTMCLICGSILCGQSYCCQPELGKMSVGACTHHAHACGAEVGIFLRIRDCQVVYLGRGKGCFVQPPYLDEYGETDQGLRRGNPLRLCQAAYSRIFLQWLGHGLHEEIARLNDNTNVAVTQWHHM, encoded by the exons ATACCAATGCGCTTACTCG CTGTCGCGGGGTGAACTATATGATGGGCGGGCGCCATCGGGTTTCGCAATCGGATAACCTGCGCATCGGCGTGCTCTTCCAGTTGACCCATCATCACGCGAACCTGGTGCCGGAGATCAAGCGGCTGCAGCAGAGCAAGCAAGGTCCGATCCGTGGCTCCC TCAAGTGCATGTTCAAGGAGGCGCTGGCCAAGGAGGAGATCATCGATGTCCTGGTCGAGTTCATGCTGGGCGACAATCCCGCCTCCGCACTGGAGAAGCTCCGGCTGGAGGGCAACACGGCCACCGTTTGCGGCAAGGTCTTCAAGAACGGTGAGCCCACCTACAGTTGCCGCGAGTGCGGCGTCGATCCCACCTGCGTGCTCTGCGTCAATTGCTTCAAGCGCTCGGCGCATCGCTTCCACAAGTACAAGATGTCCAcctccggcggcggcggttGCTGCGACTGCGGCGACGACGAGGCCTGGAAGAAGGATCACTACTGTCAGCTGCATCTG GCAAATCGCAAGAATCCGCTGGAGAGCAAGATCCTAACCGACGCCGTGCTCGAGCGCGCCGAGATCTGCTTTGGTGCGATCCTGGCCTTCTGCGTCAACTACCTGGAGATCGAGCCGAACGCCAGTCTGCAGTGCCTCGACGGGAATGTCGAAGGCGGCCAGGTGGATGGGGCGCAGTACTGCACGGTGCTCTACAACGACGAGTCGCACACGTTCGATCAGGTCATCCAGACGCTGACCAAGATCGCCAAGTGCAAGCACAAGGACGCCATGGAGATTGTGGCGGCGATCGATCGCGAGGGACGGGCGGTGGTCAAGTGCGATACCTTTAAG GAGTGCAACGACCTGAAAACAGCCATCGAGAATCAAATGATCCCGGCGACCGCGCTGCTGACGAATCCGCGCAACAACCAGTCGCTAAGGACATCGGTGCTGCACATTGGGGCCGTGGCCTGCCAGCAGTTTGCCCTGCAGCTGCTCGGCTGGTTCCAGGAGTTCCTGGTGCGCCACTACCTCTTCCGCAAGACCTTCGCCGAGCTGGTGCAGCGCAAGCAGGAGGCCTTCTGCATCCGCCACATACTCGAGTACGACGTGAAGCTGTGGAAGACGGCGCGCACCTGCTGGCACCGCCTCCTCATCTCCGGCATGCTGATGGAGTACGACAACAAGATGGTGCTGGCCCAGGAGTTCTCGCGTCGCTACGCCACCATTGTCGAGGACTTTATCAGCGACGATCACGACCATGCCTTCTCGATTGTCTCGCTCAGCGTTCAGCTGTTCACGGTGCCCAGCATTGCCCATCATCTGATCGCCCACGAGGGCATCTTCGACAAGCTGCTGCACACCTTCTACCACGTGGCCATCGAGAAGTTCATACAGAACAAGACGCTGCACTTTAGCAAGAACATCGCCAGTTTGACCTTCTTCAAGCGGGCCAACTACATCCTGTACGATCTGCGCTATCTGCTCAGTTTGAAGCCGGAGCTGCTGAACAACGATCTGCGCAGCGGATTCCTAGAAG GCTGCCGTGCGCTGATGCGCGTGCTAAACGTTATGCAGGGCATGGAGTCGATCACGCGGCAGACGGGCCAGCACATGGACTACGAGCCGGAGTGGGAGTGCGCCTTCAATCTGCACATCAAGCTGGCCACCACCATTTCGCAGGTGATCGAGTGGGCGGCCGGGGATGTGAAGCTGCTGCGCAAGCTGTACAAGATGACGGTGCGAGCGCTGGTGAGCAACAGCTTCATTGTGGGTGGCGAGAAGACCGAAACGCGCAGTGTCGCTGGCCATGTGGCCAACTGTTTGATGTACGATGTGTCGGTTAAGCCGGTATCGATTCATTTGCCGCTGTCGCGCTTCTATGCCGGCATCTATCTGCATCTGGGCGCCCACGAGATGACCTACGACAGCCTGCAGACCGAAACGGAGGCGCTGAGCATCAAGCTGACGCCCAGGGAGATTATCGAGCCGGTGCTGTGCACGCATGCGATGATCGCCCAGGTGGCCGCCGGAATGTGGCGTCGCAATGGCTACTCGCTGCTGCACCAGCTCTACTTCTATCGCAACGTTCGCTGCCGCGTCGAGATGCTGGACAGGGATATTGTTTGCCTGCAAATTGGCGCCTCGCTGATGGAGAGCAACGAGTTTCTGATTCATGTGCTCAACAAATTCAATCTGATTGCCTGGGCGCAGGCCACGTACGAAACGATGCTGGCCGAGAGTCCGGTGGACGATGAGTTCATGCGACAGCTGTCGATGATTGACGAGTTCCTCGAGCTGCTGATCGTCATCATCGGCGAGCGTTGGATGCCGGGCGTATCGATGGTGACGGAGGAGGACCGGCTGCGCAAGGAGATCATCCAGCTGCTGTGCACCAAATCCTATTCGCATTCGGAGCTGAGTCGCGCGCTGCCGGACGGCAATAGCGGGAATAGCGACAACATATTCGAGGACGTCATCAACACGGTGGCCGTCTTCAAGAAGCCCGTGGGCGTCGAGTCCAAGGGCGTCTACGAGCTGAAGGAGCATCTGTTCGAGGAGTTCAACGTGTACTTCTATCACTACACCAAGGAGGACAAGTCCAAGGCCGAGGAGCTGCAGCGGGAGCGGCGCAAGGCCAAGAAGCAGCTCGTCTGCTGCCCGCCGCCGATGCTGCCGCAATTGACGCCGGCCTTTAC ATCCATGGCGAACATACTGCAGTGCAACGTGTTCCTCAGCATCTGCACTTTGGTCATGGAACGGGCCTTGGACGCACGCAGTCGCTCCTTCACCGAATCGCATCTCCAGAAG ATCCTCCACCTGCTGGGCTTCGCCATCCAGGAGGAGCTGAGCGAGCACTATCCCTTCTTGAGCTTCTACGAGCGCTCCCAGCACTACGGAATCCTCGAGAAGCTGGACGATCTCGCCCGCTGTCCCAGG TTGGAGGCTCATCGCGACTTTGTCGTGTGGACCATCAAGCGGTACAAGGAGCTGCAGGCCAAGCAGGCGCCCAGCGACTCCCAGCCCAGTGGCTCCCAGCaatgcagcggcggcggcggagccTCGGAGGAGCAGCCGCTCAGCTCCGAGGAGCAGGCGCGCCAGGAGAAGGAGATACGCGCCCGTTTGGCGGCCGAGCGGCGGGCCAAGATCATGGCTCAGATGCAGAGTGCCCAGAAGTCGTTCATGAAGAGCAATGCCGAGATGTTTGCGGCCAGTGAGAAGGAGACAAGTGGTAGTACGGGTGCCATGGAGTGGGAGGATATACCCGCCGAGGGTGAGGAGGCGGCGCAGGATGATGGACAGGAGCAGGAACAGGGAGCGGTGGCCCTCAGGCCCACGGTGGTGGCCTGTCTGGGGCCGGAGCGCAAAATCTACCAGGGCAGCGAGGCGAACTTCAAGTGCATTTTGTGCTTCGAGAACTGCGCCATCAGCCGCAGCGGTCCGCCGTTGGTCAGCTCCGCCTTTGTCCAGACCTCGCGGGTGATCTTCACCACGCCAAATATGCGCGCAGGGCCGAGCGCCCTGCACATGAGCTGCTGCGGCCATGTGATGCACCACAGCTGCTGGCAGGAGTACTACAGCAACGAGGAGTCCAAGGAGCAGCGGCGTCCGCACCGCAATCGCGTGGCCCTCAGCCAGGCGCACAACGTCGAGTTCCACTGTCCGTATTGCCGGACGCTGAGCAACACCGTGCTCCCGGTGACCGAGGCGCTGCCCGCCTTCTCGCCAGCTCCCTCGGCCAGCGATAGCTATCTGCCGCTGGACAGCTTCGTCGAGATCATGCGCACTTTGGCCGCCGATTTGGGCGCCATGAGGGACGAGGAGATGTGCCAGTTTCCCAGCGTCGCCGGCATTTTGCGTAAATCCGGCGTGGTTGGCGACATGGCGCAGTTCGAGCGGAGCGTTCAGCTCATCCGGGATCCGCCCAAGCTGCACGCCAACTACAGCGATGTGATGGCCTTCCTCAGCAAGGCGCTGCTAAATGCCCGGCAGAGCCAGCAGTCGCATCTGAAGGAGCAGCAAGGAACCAGCACTGGAACAGCCACCCTAGATCCCGATAGCATCGAGCTGGTGCCGCTGCTCTGGGACACATGCAGCTACACGCTGCAGGCGCTCGAGATCTATCTGTTCGAGGTGCAGAAGCCGCTGAAGGCCGAACTCCCTATGCGCCACCAGAGCTGCGCCATCAATCTGGTGCGCGCCTGCTCCCGCTTCGCCGCCTCGCGCTGCAACTTTGAACTGGAGCTGGGCGAGATTCCGTTGTCGCCGTCGCTGCGCCTGCAGGCGGAGTACTCCGCCCGGCTGCTGAACGAGATCTTCAACCAGAAGGGCAGCAGTGTGCTCGAGTGGGACTGCTTCCGCAAGCTGGTGCCGCTGCAGTTTGGCGTCCTCAATCTGATGACCGCCGAGAGTG CCAACCAAACCGTCATACCCAGCGGCAGCATGTTCGACTTCTACATCCTGCAGACCATGTTCCTGGCCCAGCTGACCAAGGCGGTCCTCTGCTTCGATGTGGACCGGGAGCAGGCCAAGCGGCCAGGCCATGCCGAGCTCACGCAACTGGCCTACGTGGAGCAGCTGCCGGCCAGGATCCGTGACAATATGGTGGCCTTCTATCGCCGCTACAACATTGCGGCCAGAGTGCTGCAGGCGAGCAAGCAGAAGCAGCTGGCCGAGGAGCAGCAGAAGGAAGGagatcaacagcagcagcagacgaCTGTTGTCATACCCTGCGAACCGCATCACTTGGCCCTGCTGCTCGAGTACGTGCAGCGTCAGATGAGCTCCTTCCTGCGCTGCGCCTGCCTCTTCTACCGCTGCCTCACCGACATCGACTTCCCGGACACGTTTCCCACTGACCAGCCGGATCGCTTCGAGCTAATGTGCCAGTATTTGGGCCTCGAGCCCCAGCTGGGCGTGTACTTTGACATGGAGACGGTGTACGCCACGATGATGCACTCGTTCGCCTCGCATCCGCACATTGGACGCGAAATAGAGCAGCGCGGCCAGCCGGAGGAGGTGCGTCGCTGCCTCCAACTGGAGCCCTGCCTGCGACCGCTGCCGCGTTTGAAGCCGCTGTACGACGACTACAGCGATCTGATCAACAGCGTGTCGGACATCTTCTGCCCGAACAACGAGCGCGAGGAGATGAAGACGCCGACAATGTGTCTGATCTGCGGCTCGATCCTCTGCGGCCAGTCGTACTGCTGCCAGCCGGAGCTGGGCAAGATGTCGGTGGGCGCGTGCACACATCATGCGCACGCCTGCGGCGCGGAGGTGGGTATCTTCCTGCGCATCCGCGACTGCCAGGTGGTCTATCTGGGCAGGGGCAAGGGCTGCTTCGTCCAGCCGCCGTATCTCGATGAGTACGGCGAAACGGATCAGGGGCTGAGGCGCGGCAATCCGCTGAGACTCTGCCAGGCGGCCTACAGCAGGATCTTCCTGCAGTGGCTCGGCCATGGGCTGCACGAGGAGATCGCCCGGCTGAACGACAACACCAATGTGGCGGTGACGCAGTGGCATCACATGTAG
- the Ubr1 gene encoding E3 ubiquitin-protein ligase UBR1 isoform X2, whose amino-acid sequence MDRYDMEDVVVAPPAECSSPLKEWRLKRQAGTLARSDFIEFFKRESPKYFDYQTGGTETDTNALTLKCMFKEALAKEEIIDVLVEFMLGDNPASALEKLRLEGNTATVCGKVFKNGEPTYSCRECGVDPTCVLCVNCFKRSAHRFHKYKMSTSGGGGCCDCGDDEAWKKDHYCQLHLANRKNPLESKILTDAVLERAEICFGAILAFCVNYLEIEPNASLQCLDGNVEGGQVDGAQYCTVLYNDESHTFDQVIQTLTKIAKCKHKDAMEIVAAIDREGRAVVKCDTFKECNDLKTAIENQMIPATALLTNPRNNQSLRTSVLHIGAVACQQFALQLLGWFQEFLVRHYLFRKTFAELVQRKQEAFCIRHILEYDVKLWKTARTCWHRLLISGMLMEYDNKMVLAQEFSRRYATIVEDFISDDHDHAFSIVSLSVQLFTVPSIAHHLIAHEGIFDKLLHTFYHVAIEKFIQNKTLHFSKNIASLTFFKRANYILYDLRYLLSLKPELLNNDLRSGFLEGCRALMRVLNVMQGMESITRQTGQHMDYEPEWECAFNLHIKLATTISQVIEWAAGDVKLLRKLYKMTVRALVSNSFIVGGEKTETRSVAGHVANCLMYDVSVKPVSIHLPLSRFYAGIYLHLGAHEMTYDSLQTETEALSIKLTPREIIEPVLCTHAMIAQVAAGMWRRNGYSLLHQLYFYRNVRCRVEMLDRDIVCLQIGASLMESNEFLIHVLNKFNLIAWAQATYETMLAESPVDDEFMRQLSMIDEFLELLIVIIGERWMPGVSMVTEEDRLRKEIIQLLCTKSYSHSELSRALPDGNSGNSDNIFEDVINTVAVFKKPVGVESKGVYELKEHLFEEFNVYFYHYTKEDKSKAEELQRERRKAKKQLVCCPPPMLPQLTPAFTSMANILQCNVFLSICTLVMERALDARSRSFTESHLQKILHLLGFAIQEELSEHYPFLSFYERSQHYGILEKLDDLARCPRLEAHRDFVVWTIKRYKELQAKQAPSDSQPSGSQQCSGGGGASEEQPLSSEEQARQEKEIRARLAAERRAKIMAQMQSAQKSFMKSNAEMFAASEKETSGSTGAMEWEDIPAEGEEAAQDDGQEQEQGAVALRPTVVACLGPERKIYQGSEANFKCILCFENCAISRSGPPLVSSAFVQTSRVIFTTPNMRAGPSALHMSCCGHVMHHSCWQEYYSNEESKEQRRPHRNRVALSQAHNVEFHCPYCRTLSNTVLPVTEALPAFSPAPSASDSYLPLDSFVEIMRTLAADLGAMRDEEMCQFPSVAGILRKSGVVGDMAQFERSVQLIRDPPKLHANYSDVMAFLSKALLNARQSQQSHLKEQQGTSTGTATLDPDSIELVPLLWDTCSYTLQALEIYLFEVQKPLKAELPMRHQSCAINLVRACSRFAASRCNFELELGEIPLSPSLRLQAEYSARLLNEIFNQKGSSVLEWDCFRKLVPLQFGVLNLMTAESANQTVIPSGSMFDFYILQTMFLAQLTKAVLCFDVDREQAKRPGHAELTQLAYVEQLPARIRDNMVAFYRRYNIAARVLQASKQKQLAEEQQKEGDQQQQQTTVVIPCEPHHLALLLEYVQRQMSSFLRCACLFYRCLTDIDFPDTFPTDQPDRFELMCQYLGLEPQLGVYFDMETVYATMMHSFASHPHIGREIEQRGQPEEVRRCLQLEPCLRPLPRLKPLYDDYSDLINSVSDIFCPNNEREEMKTPTMCLICGSILCGQSYCCQPELGKMSVGACTHHAHACGAEVGIFLRIRDCQVVYLGRGKGCFVQPPYLDEYGETDQGLRRGNPLRLCQAAYSRIFLQWLGHGLHEEIARLNDNTNVAVTQWHHM is encoded by the exons ATACCAATGCGCTTACTC TCAAGTGCATGTTCAAGGAGGCGCTGGCCAAGGAGGAGATCATCGATGTCCTGGTCGAGTTCATGCTGGGCGACAATCCCGCCTCCGCACTGGAGAAGCTCCGGCTGGAGGGCAACACGGCCACCGTTTGCGGCAAGGTCTTCAAGAACGGTGAGCCCACCTACAGTTGCCGCGAGTGCGGCGTCGATCCCACCTGCGTGCTCTGCGTCAATTGCTTCAAGCGCTCGGCGCATCGCTTCCACAAGTACAAGATGTCCAcctccggcggcggcggttGCTGCGACTGCGGCGACGACGAGGCCTGGAAGAAGGATCACTACTGTCAGCTGCATCTG GCAAATCGCAAGAATCCGCTGGAGAGCAAGATCCTAACCGACGCCGTGCTCGAGCGCGCCGAGATCTGCTTTGGTGCGATCCTGGCCTTCTGCGTCAACTACCTGGAGATCGAGCCGAACGCCAGTCTGCAGTGCCTCGACGGGAATGTCGAAGGCGGCCAGGTGGATGGGGCGCAGTACTGCACGGTGCTCTACAACGACGAGTCGCACACGTTCGATCAGGTCATCCAGACGCTGACCAAGATCGCCAAGTGCAAGCACAAGGACGCCATGGAGATTGTGGCGGCGATCGATCGCGAGGGACGGGCGGTGGTCAAGTGCGATACCTTTAAG GAGTGCAACGACCTGAAAACAGCCATCGAGAATCAAATGATCCCGGCGACCGCGCTGCTGACGAATCCGCGCAACAACCAGTCGCTAAGGACATCGGTGCTGCACATTGGGGCCGTGGCCTGCCAGCAGTTTGCCCTGCAGCTGCTCGGCTGGTTCCAGGAGTTCCTGGTGCGCCACTACCTCTTCCGCAAGACCTTCGCCGAGCTGGTGCAGCGCAAGCAGGAGGCCTTCTGCATCCGCCACATACTCGAGTACGACGTGAAGCTGTGGAAGACGGCGCGCACCTGCTGGCACCGCCTCCTCATCTCCGGCATGCTGATGGAGTACGACAACAAGATGGTGCTGGCCCAGGAGTTCTCGCGTCGCTACGCCACCATTGTCGAGGACTTTATCAGCGACGATCACGACCATGCCTTCTCGATTGTCTCGCTCAGCGTTCAGCTGTTCACGGTGCCCAGCATTGCCCATCATCTGATCGCCCACGAGGGCATCTTCGACAAGCTGCTGCACACCTTCTACCACGTGGCCATCGAGAAGTTCATACAGAACAAGACGCTGCACTTTAGCAAGAACATCGCCAGTTTGACCTTCTTCAAGCGGGCCAACTACATCCTGTACGATCTGCGCTATCTGCTCAGTTTGAAGCCGGAGCTGCTGAACAACGATCTGCGCAGCGGATTCCTAGAAG GCTGCCGTGCGCTGATGCGCGTGCTAAACGTTATGCAGGGCATGGAGTCGATCACGCGGCAGACGGGCCAGCACATGGACTACGAGCCGGAGTGGGAGTGCGCCTTCAATCTGCACATCAAGCTGGCCACCACCATTTCGCAGGTGATCGAGTGGGCGGCCGGGGATGTGAAGCTGCTGCGCAAGCTGTACAAGATGACGGTGCGAGCGCTGGTGAGCAACAGCTTCATTGTGGGTGGCGAGAAGACCGAAACGCGCAGTGTCGCTGGCCATGTGGCCAACTGTTTGATGTACGATGTGTCGGTTAAGCCGGTATCGATTCATTTGCCGCTGTCGCGCTTCTATGCCGGCATCTATCTGCATCTGGGCGCCCACGAGATGACCTACGACAGCCTGCAGACCGAAACGGAGGCGCTGAGCATCAAGCTGACGCCCAGGGAGATTATCGAGCCGGTGCTGTGCACGCATGCGATGATCGCCCAGGTGGCCGCCGGAATGTGGCGTCGCAATGGCTACTCGCTGCTGCACCAGCTCTACTTCTATCGCAACGTTCGCTGCCGCGTCGAGATGCTGGACAGGGATATTGTTTGCCTGCAAATTGGCGCCTCGCTGATGGAGAGCAACGAGTTTCTGATTCATGTGCTCAACAAATTCAATCTGATTGCCTGGGCGCAGGCCACGTACGAAACGATGCTGGCCGAGAGTCCGGTGGACGATGAGTTCATGCGACAGCTGTCGATGATTGACGAGTTCCTCGAGCTGCTGATCGTCATCATCGGCGAGCGTTGGATGCCGGGCGTATCGATGGTGACGGAGGAGGACCGGCTGCGCAAGGAGATCATCCAGCTGCTGTGCACCAAATCCTATTCGCATTCGGAGCTGAGTCGCGCGCTGCCGGACGGCAATAGCGGGAATAGCGACAACATATTCGAGGACGTCATCAACACGGTGGCCGTCTTCAAGAAGCCCGTGGGCGTCGAGTCCAAGGGCGTCTACGAGCTGAAGGAGCATCTGTTCGAGGAGTTCAACGTGTACTTCTATCACTACACCAAGGAGGACAAGTCCAAGGCCGAGGAGCTGCAGCGGGAGCGGCGCAAGGCCAAGAAGCAGCTCGTCTGCTGCCCGCCGCCGATGCTGCCGCAATTGACGCCGGCCTTTAC ATCCATGGCGAACATACTGCAGTGCAACGTGTTCCTCAGCATCTGCACTTTGGTCATGGAACGGGCCTTGGACGCACGCAGTCGCTCCTTCACCGAATCGCATCTCCAGAAG ATCCTCCACCTGCTGGGCTTCGCCATCCAGGAGGAGCTGAGCGAGCACTATCCCTTCTTGAGCTTCTACGAGCGCTCCCAGCACTACGGAATCCTCGAGAAGCTGGACGATCTCGCCCGCTGTCCCAGG TTGGAGGCTCATCGCGACTTTGTCGTGTGGACCATCAAGCGGTACAAGGAGCTGCAGGCCAAGCAGGCGCCCAGCGACTCCCAGCCCAGTGGCTCCCAGCaatgcagcggcggcggcggagccTCGGAGGAGCAGCCGCTCAGCTCCGAGGAGCAGGCGCGCCAGGAGAAGGAGATACGCGCCCGTTTGGCGGCCGAGCGGCGGGCCAAGATCATGGCTCAGATGCAGAGTGCCCAGAAGTCGTTCATGAAGAGCAATGCCGAGATGTTTGCGGCCAGTGAGAAGGAGACAAGTGGTAGTACGGGTGCCATGGAGTGGGAGGATATACCCGCCGAGGGTGAGGAGGCGGCGCAGGATGATGGACAGGAGCAGGAACAGGGAGCGGTGGCCCTCAGGCCCACGGTGGTGGCCTGTCTGGGGCCGGAGCGCAAAATCTACCAGGGCAGCGAGGCGAACTTCAAGTGCATTTTGTGCTTCGAGAACTGCGCCATCAGCCGCAGCGGTCCGCCGTTGGTCAGCTCCGCCTTTGTCCAGACCTCGCGGGTGATCTTCACCACGCCAAATATGCGCGCAGGGCCGAGCGCCCTGCACATGAGCTGCTGCGGCCATGTGATGCACCACAGCTGCTGGCAGGAGTACTACAGCAACGAGGAGTCCAAGGAGCAGCGGCGTCCGCACCGCAATCGCGTGGCCCTCAGCCAGGCGCACAACGTCGAGTTCCACTGTCCGTATTGCCGGACGCTGAGCAACACCGTGCTCCCGGTGACCGAGGCGCTGCCCGCCTTCTCGCCAGCTCCCTCGGCCAGCGATAGCTATCTGCCGCTGGACAGCTTCGTCGAGATCATGCGCACTTTGGCCGCCGATTTGGGCGCCATGAGGGACGAGGAGATGTGCCAGTTTCCCAGCGTCGCCGGCATTTTGCGTAAATCCGGCGTGGTTGGCGACATGGCGCAGTTCGAGCGGAGCGTTCAGCTCATCCGGGATCCGCCCAAGCTGCACGCCAACTACAGCGATGTGATGGCCTTCCTCAGCAAGGCGCTGCTAAATGCCCGGCAGAGCCAGCAGTCGCATCTGAAGGAGCAGCAAGGAACCAGCACTGGAACAGCCACCCTAGATCCCGATAGCATCGAGCTGGTGCCGCTGCTCTGGGACACATGCAGCTACACGCTGCAGGCGCTCGAGATCTATCTGTTCGAGGTGCAGAAGCCGCTGAAGGCCGAACTCCCTATGCGCCACCAGAGCTGCGCCATCAATCTGGTGCGCGCCTGCTCCCGCTTCGCCGCCTCGCGCTGCAACTTTGAACTGGAGCTGGGCGAGATTCCGTTGTCGCCGTCGCTGCGCCTGCAGGCGGAGTACTCCGCCCGGCTGCTGAACGAGATCTTCAACCAGAAGGGCAGCAGTGTGCTCGAGTGGGACTGCTTCCGCAAGCTGGTGCCGCTGCAGTTTGGCGTCCTCAATCTGATGACCGCCGAGAGTG CCAACCAAACCGTCATACCCAGCGGCAGCATGTTCGACTTCTACATCCTGCAGACCATGTTCCTGGCCCAGCTGACCAAGGCGGTCCTCTGCTTCGATGTGGACCGGGAGCAGGCCAAGCGGCCAGGCCATGCCGAGCTCACGCAACTGGCCTACGTGGAGCAGCTGCCGGCCAGGATCCGTGACAATATGGTGGCCTTCTATCGCCGCTACAACATTGCGGCCAGAGTGCTGCAGGCGAGCAAGCAGAAGCAGCTGGCCGAGGAGCAGCAGAAGGAAGGagatcaacagcagcagcagacgaCTGTTGTCATACCCTGCGAACCGCATCACTTGGCCCTGCTGCTCGAGTACGTGCAGCGTCAGATGAGCTCCTTCCTGCGCTGCGCCTGCCTCTTCTACCGCTGCCTCACCGACATCGACTTCCCGGACACGTTTCCCACTGACCAGCCGGATCGCTTCGAGCTAATGTGCCAGTATTTGGGCCTCGAGCCCCAGCTGGGCGTGTACTTTGACATGGAGACGGTGTACGCCACGATGATGCACTCGTTCGCCTCGCATCCGCACATTGGACGCGAAATAGAGCAGCGCGGCCAGCCGGAGGAGGTGCGTCGCTGCCTCCAACTGGAGCCCTGCCTGCGACCGCTGCCGCGTTTGAAGCCGCTGTACGACGACTACAGCGATCTGATCAACAGCGTGTCGGACATCTTCTGCCCGAACAACGAGCGCGAGGAGATGAAGACGCCGACAATGTGTCTGATCTGCGGCTCGATCCTCTGCGGCCAGTCGTACTGCTGCCAGCCGGAGCTGGGCAAGATGTCGGTGGGCGCGTGCACACATCATGCGCACGCCTGCGGCGCGGAGGTGGGTATCTTCCTGCGCATCCGCGACTGCCAGGTGGTCTATCTGGGCAGGGGCAAGGGCTGCTTCGTCCAGCCGCCGTATCTCGATGAGTACGGCGAAACGGATCAGGGGCTGAGGCGCGGCAATCCGCTGAGACTCTGCCAGGCGGCCTACAGCAGGATCTTCCTGCAGTGGCTCGGCCATGGGCTGCACGAGGAGATCGCCCGGCTGAACGACAACACCAATGTGGCGGTGACGCAGTGGCATCACATGTAG